The window GGTAGATAGAGATCACTAAACTGAACACACAACACAAATAGTCAAGCAAGCCAGTAGGTTCAGCAATGTGCACATAACAGAGTAAAACATCATAGGAACTAAGAGAAGAGACAAGTTTGCAAGCATACATAGGTTGCACTAGTGGACATCTGAGGGTCTAAATTAAACTTAGTCTAACCTAATGCCACATTAATCAACACTTGAACACAATAGAGGGATGCACATGTTGATAACCATAGAAAGGAGAGAACATCAGATAGATCAAGACATACTAGGAAACACGTTATCACAAGagtcttaaaaaaaataaagttggaaATCTAGGACAGCATGAAACGAGTTtgaacaagtcttaaaacactcCAATATACACAGGATTCATTGAAAGTTCATTCAAGTAAAGGGGTTCTCATAGAGCTAGGGCATTAACTAAGCATTACATGCAAAACAGCATACAACCACAATACTGAAGACTAAATTAACATGTCAAGATGCTACATGGGTATAGAACTAATACTAGGAGATAAGAGATCACAGGGTGCAGATTATGGTGAAGAATGACATGAACAATAGACTATTCTCAGGCATCAATTAACATAGAATGATATCAAAGATGAACACCATCACAATTGAAGAAAAGTTCAGATACATGTGcagaaagaaggaaaaacatTATGAAGGTTTAAACAATAACCAGTAGGAGAATTAAAAGAGTGTAGAGTGTAGTAGAAAAAACCCCAAATCcctgatgcttcagagttcacaagggcctcgagaatgggctccgagcagtgcttgcacggGAGGAGTTTGTTCAACAATTTAGAGAGCGTTTGAGTGTGCCAGTGAGTGAGTAAGAGAAAGGAGTAGTGAGAACAAAGTAAGGATTCATAGGTTCCAATCCCTATTGAGGGGTTTTAtgagaggggtttatatagtgtaggAATTGAACACATAAACATGGAAAATCTTCAATCAAACACTAGAAAGGAAAGCACTCAAAATCAGTAAGGAATGGAGAAAATTTAAAAATCTAATTTTAGGTAAAGTACACAAATCGGCAAAAATAAAATCACATGCTAcatagaataagatgaacatagacAGGAATACTATTCAAAATCCaagaatcgaaccagatttggttagATTTAAAAGAATTTGAAACCCCAATTTTAGGGTAAGTAAAAAAAATCGTCAAAGACAAACAAATCTACACATAATAGGACGAATATAGACGAGATAACACTTAAAATCAAAGTCTTGAACCAATTTTGGTTTGAATCAAAGAAAATCTGTAAACCCTAGCTTTAAAGTTAAATACGAATCAGCAAAATATGAACAAATAAGTCTCACACGGTGTAGAATAAACATGTGTGGATGGAATATCGTCCAAATTCAAGAGGTGAAAGTCAATCGAACAGAATCAAAGTAagagtacttgccatgtttaggcaagtactaggtaATACCGTAGAGAATCACCCAGTAATGAAAATATACGGATATGGTAAGTATTGGGAAGAAAATCCCATAAGAAGAGGGATTAGGAGAGGGGTTTACGAGAGGCGAAGGGTTAGGGTTCTTCGGAGGGGAGAGAGTGGAGAGGCGGCGGGTTTAGAGGgaatggggttagggtttggggtcgagtgatataaggaaagggggGAAGGCATTGTGAGCCGCTGATCATATTTTATTAACGGCTGGGATTTGAGAAGGGTTGGGTTGGGTTAATTAATTGGTTGGGCTGGGgagtcatttggtttgggctcaGGTATTATTGGGCTGGGGCTGGGTTAGTTTAGGTCCGAAATTAGGATGAAATTAGGggcagattttaaatacccaattttaacaaataaataatttataaaaaataataaataaataacaaaaaaatcatttatgcatgaaaatgattaaaaataattatttaacattataaaaatataaaaagttattttttgcataaataatgtaattatacatgcatatgggctattattgcaaaatgtgcaatttagccctgaaaaatgcaaatgtaattataagaaatgccctgaaaatatttaaaacctcatattggtataaatgataagtttagatgattaaatcatcataaaaataatttggagtgtaattattagatatttatataataaaaatacagaaataaattgatttaaagtatttaaaaattatggaaaattatgaaaaactaCTCATGTAAGCATgcaaatcaaatgatgatgcatatatgCTATTtggaaggtatatatatatatatatatatatatatatatatatatatatatatatataaatggaaaatatgagggaaaaattgggtatcaacagctgccgcTCGTTACCcgggaaggatgaaagagttgtcgggtaaagaaatgatgatcaATTTTGACCGAACGAttgattttgaaaaaatataggCCAGTTCTggtttctgagttgcctacatatctccgGTTTTACAGAAATCAGGCCATATATAGTTCTGGATCAAACGGTGGAATAAACCGATGGAGTTATTGTAAGAACGGACAAGATATTCTGGATAGGACGATATCAGGATTGTAAACGGATGTATATGGGAATGGTTATGGATATTCTAATGGTTATCAGACGGAAATGGGTAACAGACggtggttggttacgtttgaaataattgctggacatgaacgttgaatggaaaccggagcgaagattgctccagtTAAGAGAACGGTTATTTCTTGGATCACCtgcaaactcaaaatatgatgcatacaaatacatatagattattgcataaatttaagcatgatgcaaattccctctgGACTATGGAGatcgtctttggacggtgaggatgatgtccttagatcGTGATGTCCCGGGCCTTGAATTGTGAGATAGGGGATTCATAGGCCAtaaaatgatgttctcgggctatgaagatggtgcctctgaactatgatgcctttgaataatgatgtgcgatATTGAGATATCATCAGGCCATAGCATGGTGTCtttcggctatgaggatgatgccttcagactatgacgccttcgaaaAATTTTGGCTAtgcttcagcccatgagatgcaaagacatgatgcttgagatgaaataagacagagcttagtcttgtgtagaAGTGGGGGTAGAGCTTAGCCCCGAGAGAAGAGAATAGTGCCAGGTTTTGAACAGTGCAGCATTTGTGGTTATAcaaggagagacaatgcttagtcttgtgcaagattggggacaatgcttagtcttgtgcaaggttggagacaatgcttagtctcatgcaggattggagacaatgcttagtctcgtgcattgggaaggcagagcttagccttatgcaatcaaggaggcatggcttagcctcatgctagatgggagacaatgcttagtctcgtgcaataggaaaggcagagcttagccttatgcgattaaggaggcagggcttagcctcatgcaagatgggagataattcttagtctcatgcaataggagacaattcttagtctcgtgcaataggaaaggcacaacatagccttatgcaattaaggaggcagggcttagcctcatgcaagataggagacaatgcttagtctcatgcaataggaaaggcatagcttagccttgtgaaattaaggaggcagagcttagcctcatgcaaaatggacaatgcttagtctcatgcaataggaaaggcagagcttagccttgtgcaattgaggaggcaaggcttagccttaTGCTAGATGGGAGACTatgattagtctcatgcaataggaaaggcagagcttagccttgtgcaattaaggaggtagagcttagcctcatgcaaaatggagacagggcttagtctcatgcaatgaaaggcaatgcttagccttatatagTTGAGgatgcaatgcttagcctcatgcaagaagaggagacatggcttagtctcatgcaatgaaaggaaatgcttagccttatgcagttgaggaggcagggcttagcctcatgcaaatgggagacgatgcttagtctcatgcaattaggaGACAGTGCTTGGTCTCAtacagttgaggaggcagggcttagcctcatgtaagaaGAGGAGACatggcttagtctcatgcaatgaaaggcaattcttagccttataCAGTTGAGGAGGAAGGGCTTAACCTTATGCAGGAAGAGGAGATAGGACTTAGTCTTATGCAATGAATAGATAATAAGTgatagcagagtatttcttagctggagatatGTTTGCATTCGATAGCTTTgttgttatgaagatagtgattctaAGGTGCGCACGTACTCGCGGCTAATCCTTGTTCTTGTATCCAAAGGAAAATTATGAGTTTTACGGGGAGGTTGGTTTTTGCCTCCGCCTTCTTGCTTTGCTTTGCTCTGCATTGAAATCCTGCTCGAGTTACCATGGGTTGCATCTGgctaaaaataaaactttccgaaaaatatgTGTGCATAGTTATTTAAAacacaataatattaaataaattagatgaaccagtAACTGTGACATTATCAaagacattgcgaccttcttgccatagaattttgagggtcctcctcaaaattatGCCCCAGTTATTCAGACATTTTTCTGGATATTCCGCAAACGGTGCCATTGGCTGAGCTTGCcccggaattttgagggtcctcctaaATATTCTGCCCcagaccgaacccacagggctgcctacgtatcccctcttaaacgggaatcaggtcaagcgtagttcagttacatcaattgCATAGATGTAAACAGctttaaacatagtatcttttgactgcatctgaattgataggttttggccaaatctctccatccatttctgcgagtatgagtgctcctcctgttagtactctgtgaaccatatAGGGTCCTTGCTAGTTGGGTgataattttcctttggcttcatcctgatgtggaaagattcgtttcagcaccagctgccccggtgcgaactgtctaggtttgacccttttgttgaaagctctagacattctgttctgataaagttgaccatgacacactacattcattcttttcccgtcaGTGAGAACTAATTGTTCATAGCGACTTCttacccattctgcatcactgagttcagcttccTGTATAATTCTTAGGGAGGGAATTTCTACCTCGGTGGGAATGACGgcttcagtaccgtagaccaataggtaaggagttgccccggttgacATGCGGACTGTGGTccggtaccccaataaggcaaatggtaacctctcgttccattgcttgtggttgtctaccatcttcctcagtattttcttgatattcttgtttgcggcctccacgactccattcatttgaggcctgtattctgtggaattcttgtgcttgattttgaaggtctcgcacatagctttcattaggtcactgttgaTAATGGTggcattgtcggtgatgatggactctggaaccccgaatcggcaaacaatacgatctctAACAAAATCTAcgacgactttcttggttacagctttgtaggatgcagcttcgacccattttgtgaagtagtctatggccactaaaatgaacctgtgcccgtttgaagcggcGAGCTtgattggtccaatgacgtccatCCCCAAGCgacaaaaggccaaggtgcactcgttgcattgagttcatttggcggcacccgtatcatatctgcgtgtatttggcactgatgacatttctggacatacctgacgcagtctgtttccatagtcatccaaaaataacctgccctcaatatcttcttggctaaaacgaaaccattcatgtgtggtccgcaagttccagagtgtatctcttcgagcagtttggaagcttccttggcgtcaacacacTGTAATAATCAtaagtctggagtccttctgtacataattcctccattttggaagaaatggttggacaatctttggAGCGTGCGTTTttgagtatgatttgcatgctctgggtactctccttttgccaagtactccttgatatcatggaaccatggattcccgtctgcttcttcttcaacttgagcgcagtaagctggctgattatgaatccttaccagAATGGGGtcaatgaaattcttgtccggatgatgtatcatggaggacaaattGGCCAATGCGTCtgtgaactcattctggattctcgggacatgtctaaactctatcttcgtgaacctcctcatcatctcttgcacatgatatagatatggtaatatcttggtattctttgtagcccattctccctgcacctgatgtaccagCAGATCTGAATCGCCAATTAtcagtaattcctggatatttATGTCAACGGCCAAATTAAGCCCCAATATgtaagcctcatattctgccatattattggtgcacggaaaTCTGAGTTTCGCAGATACCATATAATGTTGGCCCATTTCTAACACCAAaacggctccaatacccactcttttgaagtttgcagctccatcgaaaaacattctccacccgTCGTAAGCTTCaacgatatcttctcctacgaatgatacttcttcatcaggaaaatacgtttttagtggttcgtattctcctcctacagaattttccgcaagatgattcactaatgcttgtcccttaatCGCCTTATGAGTCATATAGATGATGttgaattcactcaacaatatctgccattttgccagcttccatgcaggcatgggtttctggaagatgtagtTCAGagggtccatccttgatatgagatatgtggtataggcacaaaagtagtgccttaacttctgggctatccaggttaaagcacagcaggtgcgttcTAGAAAAGAATACTGTACTTTGTAGGGTGTGAAtatcttactcagatagtatatggcctgcTCTTTCCTTCctgtctcatcgtgttgtcccaagacacaaccgaaagccccatctaatacggaGAAATAGAGTAGTAGTGGTCTACCAAGTTCTAGCAGGACCAGGACTAGCgatgtggacaaatattctttgattctgtcaaaaacGTTCTGGCAGTCTTTAGTCCAAttggttgcggcatccttctttaacattttgaaaatcggctcacagatcaTGGTTAATTGggctatgaagcggctgatgtaattaagacgtcccaagaagctcatcacatctttcttgttctttggaggtgacaaatcttggatagccttgacctttgatgggtctagctcaattcctcaacGGCTGGCGATGAATCCTAATAATTTTCCT is drawn from Nicotiana tomentosiformis chromosome 12, ASM39032v3, whole genome shotgun sequence and contains these coding sequences:
- the LOC138902598 gene encoding uncharacterized protein is translated as MLKKDAATNWTKDCQNVFDRIKEYLSTSLVLVLLELGRPLLLYFSVLDGAFGCVLGQHDETGRKEQAIYYLSKIFTPYKVQYSFLERTCCALTWIAQKLRHYFCAYTTYLISRMDPLNYIFQKPMPAWKLAKWQILLSEFNIIYMTHKAIKGQALVNHLAENSVGGEYEPLKTYFPDEEVSFVGEDIVEAYDGWRMFFDGAANFKRVGIGAVLVLEMGQHYMVSAKLRFPCTNNMAEYEAYILGLNLAVDINIQELLIIGDSDLLVHQVQGEWATKNTKILPYLYHVQEMMRRFTKIEFRHVPRIQNEFTDALANLSSMIHHPDKNFIDPILVRIHNQPAYCAQVEEEADGNPWFHDIKEYLAKGEYPEHANHTQKRTLQRLSNHFFQNGGIMYRRTPDL